The following are encoded in a window of Anopheles gambiae chromosome X, idAnoGambNW_F1_1, whole genome shotgun sequence genomic DNA:
- the LOC1272110 gene encoding cadherin-86C isoform X3: MTRNGVTCAGAYSSTSGRRKRPDHTSPRIPLTLALLALAACWPEAAGLDPKFDPSTRMGLVLVPADATVGSVIYRLRASDEEFEYPLQFELVGDASSSTVQIETLPCTKFNSICQANVILTRRLEPGRYYDFQVSVKDTKGGMSVQSCSITATNFTTPHDVIFPHKAGIIMVPEDAKKGTELDYVLANKNPLFQKPVYLELWGSPLFGIRQKFISPETAEGTIFLLGQLDFEKQAMYHLTVLANDAYAEPGQDTRNIAGLEVVIIVEDVQDVPPVFTVAPPVTRLPPGLIPGDKVLQVHAEDGDKGVPREIRYGLVSEGNPFTSFFDINETSGEISLLRPLDDILALTHAGDPVLLTVIAEEVKVSRDEPPAMATTVQLAFFLPERSNSPPYFENDHYVARLDENAAPGTVLTFTDPYTPRVMDDDAGKNGVFSLTLLGNNGTFEISPNVAEGHANFVVRVRDSARLDYEAATYVHFQILAQELGPATNLSMLVNVTVYLADVNDNPPVFEQADYIVDLPENMTAGTRVVQVHATDVDTARLGGRVRYTQILGPHNTSLNLDPASGVVTVALNNHGFDREAMPEYHLYVEARDDDGIGNRAQVPLVIRLIDVNDETPAFEKPLYEFILAADLRNFTVPAFIRATDGDAEAPNNEVRYELIYGNYENKFFLHPITGELKLNGPLVPRTGGGGGGGQSVGGLRRRRQTGGSVASGGPPATGQKESDVFVLTARAFDLGVPVRYSTATIRVYPPESRTRTVTFIVPGSDPDRKKVQDTLADITGGRVIIQEVRPYRTGDGGIPTDLIGGGGGGGSGGGAERSVVIATILYDADSVVDIAKIQQRLSINGTVTNIISQEERSAILYKAENRVLFWLLIFLAILLALGILTLLLCCICPRCPLNATNRKRILRVNNIEDDLVHRKQGLGKQSKSVQVAEWMGRREAWSAANRSTDSRTKPTHWEYRGRRDIGKGTLAAAGDDGGDDRDGEPDQRGDESGTDGNERKRANDGGKLEKHTVKIRSDMKSKSTKDDTHMHRSRTNLLNADRDMYVEDVDEHDPEYQSLKRIHHHHHHHHAGGGGGGGGGGGGGGGGKPTTDDALPIDDDSMRRHEMDRGSDLNYERRGSFKRQGHAAAPQLVADDIEPRDQYFIKDGNAEILRLITRGRNEEENIYVNIPQQQQAQQQQQQQRAGVAAQPNQPQYIMVDNGGKEILMRRYIEEQANGKQIIREHYQLLPGTTFIQTIPNEVPVRRGEHVTEVKIGAGAGRSKDPAADGDGDPGRLKPAVSTHSLMHQELEHSLKQQNALLRQILLEKEKLEERYNQYEQALETQSLPCQSMAVVVAATQTDCDTGTQTEPMRGGGGGGGGAGGFGASGGFGRRRTKSENDDSLSEDEYEYVRYSPPDSPDGVYLIKRRRHRKKTLKHRTGGKGGLGGGSGEYSGGESTGERKSNRRIIVVESVKRKIRTPIQEEEDELHHGRELRREGPGGGGHRRGGQETRTSILRRKRNEELSRNGKEPGKEQRLKRDVLMEISDSLHGPEQRGRRGGGNGGNGAPGADGRRKKVYRKNVKYYEDSDGSEKEVVVQKNYFSADSLDEMASDVEDYRYSVTKTSKSVTVSPKASVEQRVSRRDDKTETTTTRIRLTTSESPSRRQAAGTGGSGAMAGSQGPKGPAPKPPRLSKSVSKEEDLNEPGGGGGGGGGGEGQQHGVNPKYMDWYYNLSKEGDSLEKRDGRKRDREPAGGTTLLTTTTTSSTTTITTGGSRRKGEGEAAAAAPAPPAKGKPEPAPRTSPPKEARLLKEDIQHARKVAQSQQQQQQQQQEAGGSHPLLQHSEHRFEAEYGTGPPVVPAPPDKLPHYLYPETPPIVSRDNKVQIKIVDQSAAATAAPGAKSNGAGGGSTSTKNAKTLNVSTLEDDHDSGIAMNSLLHTKGKRNKIADKKSIFTIAYDDVRIRQIRSESDTPPFS, from the exons ATGACGCGCAACGGCGTGACGTGCGCGGGAGCGTACAGCAGTACCAGCGGCAGAAGGAAACGACCGGACCACACCAGCCCTAGGATCCCGCTCACGCTAGCCCTGCTGGCGCTCGCGGCCTGCTGGCCGGAAGCGGCCGGACTCGACCCAAAGTTCGACCCGTCCACCCGGATGGGGCTCGTGCTGGTGCCTGCCGACGCAACCGTCGGCTCCGTCATCTACCGGTTGCGGGCCTCCGACGAAGAGTTCGAGTACCCGCTCCAGTTTGAGCTAGTCG GCGATGCGTCGTCGTCGACGGTACAGATCGAGACGCTGCCCTGCACCAAGTTCAACTCCATCTGCCAGGCCAATGTGATTCTGACGCGGCGGCTCGAACCGGGCCGCTACTACGACTTCCAGGTGTCGGTGAAGGACACCAAGGGCGGCATGTCGGTGCAGAGCTGCTCGATCACTGCCACCAACTTTACCACGCCGCACGACGTCATCTTTCCGCACAAGGCGGGCATCATCATGGTGCCGGAG GATGCTAAAAAAGGAACCGAGCTGGACTACGTGCTGGCGAACAAAAATCCATTGTTCCAGAAGCCTGTGTATCTAGAGCTATGG GGATCACCACTGTTCGGTATTCGCCAGAAGTTCATATCGCCCGAGACGGCCGAAGGCACCATCTTTCTGCTCGGTCAGCTAGACTTTGAAAAGCAAGCAATGTACCATCTGACGGTACTGGCAAAC GACGCGTACGCAGAGCCGGGGCAGGATACGCGCAACATTGCCGGGCTGGAGGTGGTCATCATCGTGGAGGACGTGCAGGACGTGCCGCCCGTGTTTACGGTGGCCCCACCGGTAACACGTCTTCCGCCCGGGCTCATACCCGGCGACAAG GTACTCCAGGTGCATGCCGAGGACGGTGACAAAGGGGTGCCGCGCGAGATCCGGTACGGGCTAGTGTCGGAGGGCAACCCGTTTACGTCCTTTTTCGACATCAACGAAACGAGTG GTGAGATATCGCTGCTCCGACCGCTGGACGACATACTGGCACTGACGCACGCCGGCGATCCCGTCCTGCTGACGGTGATCGCGGAGGAGGTGAAGGTGAGCCGCGATGAGCCGCCCGCCATGGCGACGACGGTGCAGCTTGCCTTCTTCCTGCCGGAGCGCAGCAACTCGCCGCCCTACTTCGAGAACGACCA CTACGTCGCCCGGCTAGACGAGAACGCAGCCCCCGGCACGGTGCTGACCTTCACCGACCCGTACACACCGCGCGTGATGGACGATGATGCCGGCAAGAACGGCGTGTTCTCGCTGACCCTGCTCGGCAACAACGGTACGTTCGAGATCTCGCCGAACGTGGCCGAGGGCCACGCGAACTTTGTCGTGCGCGTGCGGGACAGCGCCCGGCTCGACTACGAGGCGGCCACCTACGTCCACTTTCAGATCCTCGCGCAGGAGCTCGGGCCCGCCACCAACCTGTCGATGCTGGTGAACGTCACCGTGTACCTGGCGGACGTCAACGACAACCCGCCCGTGTTCGAGCAGGCCGACTACATCGTCGACCTGCCCGAGAACATGACGGCGGGGACGCGCGTCGTCCAGGTGCACGCCACCGACGTCGACACGGCGCGGCTCGGGGGCCGCGTCCGCTACACGCAGATCCTAGGCCCGCACAACACCTCGCTCAACCTGGACCCGGCGTCCGGCGTGGTGACGGTGGCGCTCAACAACCACGGCTTCGACCGGGAGGCGATGCCCGAGTACCACCTGTACGTGGAGGCGCGGGACGACGACGGCATCGGCAACCGGGCGCAGGTGCCGCTCGTGATCCGGCTGATCGACGTGAACGACGAGACGCCCGCGTTCGAGAAGCCGCTGTACGAGTTCATCCTCGCGGCCGACCTGCGCAACTTCACCGTGCCCGCGTTCATCCGGGCGACGGACGGGGACGCGGAGGCACCGAACAACGAGGTGCGGTACGAGCTGATCTACGGCAACTACGAGAACAAGTTCTTCCTGCACCCGATCACGGGCGAGCTGAAGCTGAACGGGCCGCTCGTGCCGCGAACAGGCGGCGGAGGAGGTGGAGGCCAATCGGTCGGTGGGCTGCGCCGGCGCCGGCAGACAGGGGGCAGTGTGGCGTCCGGTGGTCCGCCCGCCACCGGGCAGAAGGAGTCGGACGTGTTCGTGCTGACGGCGCGCGCCTTCGATCTGGGCGTGCCGGTGCGCTACTCGACCGCCACGATTCGCGTGTATCCGCCGGAAAGCCGGACGCGCACGGTCACGTTCATTGTGCCCGGGTCGGACCCGGACCGGAAGAAGGTGCAGGACACGCTGGCGGACATCACGGGCGGGCGGGTCATCATTCAGGAGGTGCGCCCGTACCGTACCGGCGACGGGGGCATCCCGACCGACCTgatcggcggcggcggcggcggtggtagtggtggcggCGCCGAACGGTCCGTTGTGATCGCGACGATACTGTACGACGCGGACTCGGTGGTGGACATCGCGAAGATCCAGCAGCGCCTCTCGATCAACGGCACGGTCACCAACATCATCAGCCAGGAGGAGCGCAGTGCT ATTCTCTACAAGGCCGAAAACCGTGTCCTGTTCTGGCTGCTCATCTTTCTCGCGATCCTGCTAGCGCTCGGCATCCTCACGCTGCTGCTCTGCTGCATCTGTCCCCGGTGTCCGCTGAACGCTACCAACCG CAAACGCATACTGCGCGTGAATAATATCGAAGATGATCTTGTTCATAGAAAGCAGGGACTTGGAAAGCAATCCAAATCTGTGCAG GTCGCCGAGTGGATGGGACGGCGAGAAGCCTGGTCAGCAGCGAATCGATCGACCGATTCCCGTACCAAGCCGACGCATTGGGAGTACCGAGGGCGGCGCGACATTGGCAAAGGCACACTAGCGGCGGCCGGGGACGACGGGGGGGACGACCGGGACGGTGAGCCGGACCAGCGCGGGGACGAGAGCGGCACCGACGGCAATGAGCGGAAGCGGGCGAACGATGGCGGGAAGCTAGAGAAGCATACGGTTAAAATTAG GAGCGACATGAAGAGCAAATCGACCAAGGACGACACGCACATGCACCGGTCGCGCACGAACCTGCTGAACGCGGACCGGGACATGTACGTGGAGGACGTGGACGAGCACGATCCGGAGTACCAGTCGCTGAAGcgcatccaccaccaccaccatcaccatcatgctggtggcggcggcggtggtggcgggggcggcggcggcggcggcggcggcaaacCGACCACGGACGATGCGCTGCCGATCGATGACGACTCGATGCGCCGGCACGAGATGGATCGGGGCAGCGATCTGAACTACGAGCGGCGCGGCAGCTTCAAACGGCAGGGACACGCG GCGGCTCCACAGCTGGTCGCGGACGACATTGAGCCGCGCGATCAGTACTTCATCAAGGACGGCAACGCGGAGATACTGCGGCTGATAACGCGCGGCCGCAACGAGGAGGAGAACATCTACGTCAACataccgcagcagcagcaggcgcagcagcagcagcagcagcagcgcgctgGCGTGGCCGCCCAGCCCAACCAGCCCCAGTACATCATGGTGGACAACGGCGGCAAGGAGATCCTGATGCGCCGGTACATCGAGGAGCAGGCGAACGGGAAGCAGATCATCCGCGAGCACTACCAGCTGCTGCCGGGCACGACCTTCATCCAGACCATCCCGAACGAGGTGCCGGTGCGGCGGGGCGAACACGTGACCGAGGTGAAGATCGGTGCGGGCGCGGGCCGCAGCAAGGACCCGGCGGCGGACGGGGACGGCGACCCGGGCCGGCTGAAGCCGGCCGTCTCGACCCACTCGCTGATGCACCAGGAGCTGGAGCACTCGCTCAAGCAGCAGAACGCGCTGCTCCGCCAGATACTGCTCGAGAAGGAGAAGCTCGAGGAGCGGTACAACCAGTACGAGCAGGCGCTCGAGACCCAGAGCCTGCCGTGCCAGtcgatggcggtggtggtggccgccACCCAGACCGACTGCGACACCGGCACGCAGACGGAGCCGAtgcgcggcggcggcggcggcggcggcggcgctgGGGGCTTCGGGGCCTCGGGCGGGTTCGGCCGGCGGCGCACCAAGAGCGAGAACGACGACTCGCTGTCGGAGGACGAGTACGAGTACGTGCGGTACAGCCCGCCGGACAGCCCGGACGGCGTGTACCTGATCAAGCGCCGGCGGCACCGCAAAAAGACGCTGAAGCACCGCACCGGCGGCAAGGGCGGGctgggcggcggcagcggcgagTACAGCGGTGGCGAGTCGACCGGCGAGCGCAAGTCGAACCGGCGCATCATCGTGGTCGAGTCGGTGAAGCGCAAAATCCGCACCCCGAtccaggaggaggaggacgagctgCACCACGGGCGCGAGCTGCGCCGGGAGGGCCCGGGCGGCGGTGGGCACCGGCGGGGTGGGCAGGAGACGCGCACCAGCATACTGCGCCGCAAGCGCAACGAGGAGCTGTCGCGCAACGGCAAGGAGCCCGGGAAGGAGCAGCGGCTCAAGCGGGACGTGCTGATGGAAATCTCCGACTCGCTGCACGGGCCGGAGCAGCGGGGCCGGCGGGGCGGGGGTAACGGGGGCAATGGTGCGCCCGGGGCGGACGGGCGCCGCAAGAAGGTGTACCGCAAGAACGTCAAGTACTACGAGGACTCGGACGGCTCGGAGAaggaggtggtggtgcagAAGAACTACTTCTCCGCGGACAGCCTGGACGAGATGGCGTCCGACGTGGAGGACTACCGGTACTCGGTGACGAAGACGTCCAAGTCGGTGACGGTGTCGCCGAAGGCGTCGGTCGAGCAGCGGGTTTCGCGGCGCGACGACAAGACCGAAACGACCACGACCCGCATCCGGCTGACGACGTCCGAGTCGCCGAGCCGCCGGCAGGCGGCTGGGACGGGCGGTTCGGGGGCAATGGCGGGCTCGCAGGGCCCGAAGGGGCCCGCCCCCAAGCCGCCCCGCCTGAGCAAATCGGTGTCGAAGGAGGAGGACCTCAACGAACCggggggcggcggcggcggcggcggtggcggcgagGGACAGCAGCACGGGGTCAACCCGAAGTACATGGACTGGTACTACAACCTCAGCAAGGAGGGCGACTCGCTCGAGAAGCGGGACGGGCGCAAGAGGGACCGGGAGCCGGCCGGCGGGACGACGCTGCtcaccaccacgaccaccagctcgaccaccaccatcacgacCGGCGGCAGCCGCCGGAAGGGCGAGGGGGAGGCAGCCGCGGCCGCACCGGCCCCACCGGCCAAGGGCAAGCCGGAGCCGGCGCCCCGCACCAGCCCACCGAAGGAGGCCCGCCTGCTCAAGGAAGACATACAGCACGCGCGCAAGGTCGCCcagtcccagcagcagcagcagcagcagcagcaggaggcgGGCGGCAGCCACCCGCTGCTCCAGCACTCCGAGCACCGGTTCGAGGCGGAGTACGGGACCGGGCCGCCGGTCGTGCCGGCCCCGCCGGACAAGCTGCCCCACTACCTCTACCCCGAGACGCCACCGATCGTGAGCCGCGACAACAAGGTGCAGATCAAGATCGTCGACCagtcggcggcggcgacggcggccCCCGGGGCGAAGTCGAACGGtgccggcggcggcagcaccagcaccaagaACGCGAAAACGCTCAACGTGTCCACGCTGGAGGACGATCACGATTCGGGCATCGCGATGAACTCGCTGCTCCACACCAAGGGCAAGCGGAACAAGATCGCGGACAAGAAGAGCATCTTCACCATCGCGTACGACGACGTGCGCATCCGGCAGATCCGGTCCGAGAGCGACACGCCCCCGTTCTCCTAA